GCAGGAGGCTCGCCTACGACGAGCTGCTCTGCCTCCAGCTCGCCCTCCTCACGCGCCGCACGGTCGAGCTCGCGGGGGCGACTCCCCAGGTGCACGTCACGTCCGGGCCGCACCTCGCCGCGCTTCTCGCGGCGCTGCCCTTCACGCTCACCGCCGAGCAGCGCGCCTGCGCCGACCAGATCCTGGCCGACATGGCCGCTCCGCACGTGATGAACCGCCTGCTTTTGGGCGACGTAGGCACCGGCAAGACCGCCGTGGCCGCCGTGGCGCTCGCGGCCGTGGCCGACACGGGGACCCAGGCCGCCGTCATGGCCCCTACCTCGGTCCTCGCGCGCCAGTACGCCGAGAAGCTCGGCCCCGTGCTCGACGCCGCCCACGTGAGCTGGGCGCTCGTCACGGGGTCCACGCCCTCCGACGAGCGCGCACTCAGCTCCGACGCGCTCGCGAGAGGCGAGCTCACGGTGTGCTTCGGCACGACTGCGCTGCTCTCGGAGGACCTCGAGTTTTTGGCCCTGTCGCTCGTGGTCATCGACGAGCAGCATCGCTTCGGCGTGGACCAGCGCGCCGCCCTCCGGCGCAAGGGCGCGGGCGCCGACCTGCTCGCCATGACGGCCACGCCCATCCCGCGCACGCTGGCCCTGTCAATCTACGGCGATGTAGAGCTCTCGCAGATCAGGAGGCGCCCGCACGCGGGCGCCGGCGTGAGCACCAGGGTCGTGACGCCCGACAACCTCGACCTGGCCTGGGGCGCCATCCGCGACGCCTGCGCCCGGGGCCACCAGGCCTACGTGGTGTGCCCCCTCGTCGACGACGCCGATGACGGCTCGGAGCTCGACGACGTCCCCGAGTCCGTGCGCTCGACGTCGTCTCGGCTGCGCTCCGCCACCGCGACCGCGGACGACCTCTCCTCCCGCGTGCTGCCGGACCTGACCTCGGACCTCATCCACGGGCGCATGTCGGCCGCCGAGAAGGACCGCGCCATGGAGCGCTTCCGCGCGGGCGCCACGGACGTCCTCGTGGCGACGACCGTCGTGGAGGTGGGCGTCGACGTGCCCAACGCGACGGTCATGGTCGTGCTCGACGCCGATCGCTTTGGGCTGGCGACGCTGCACCAGCTCAGGGGCCGCGTGGGCCGCGGCGACGCCGCGGGGGTGGTCTTTCTGTCGTGCGCCGCCAGGCGCGGCAGCGCCGCCCGTGCGCGCCTGGCGGCGCTCGAGGCCACCTCGGACGGCTCAGAGCTCGCCGAGCTCGACCTGCACCTGCGCCACGAGGGGGAGGTCCTGGGCTACCGCCAGCACGGTGGCGTGTCGCTGGAGATCTCCGACCTCGACCAGGATCGCGACCTCGTCGAGGCGGCCCACGGCGACGCCCGCGCCCTGGCCCAGGACGACCCGCGCCTCGCGGCGCCCGCGCACCGCGCCCTGGCGCTCGAGGTGCGCGACCGGTTCGGGGCCTACTTCGAGGAGCTGGAGCACGCATGAGAATCGTGGGCGGCAAGTGGCGCGGGAGGTCCGTGGCGGCGCCCGAGGGGCGGCAGACCACCCGTCCCACGACGGACCGCGCGCGGGAGTCCATCGCCTCGATGATTCTCTCGGCGGCCGGGCTCGACCTCTCGGGTGCCTCGGTGCTCGACGCCTTCGCGGGCTCGGGGGCCATGGGCCTCGAGCTCGTCTCGCGCGGGGCCGCGCGCGCCACCTTCGTGGACCGCGACCGGACGGCCGCCCGCCGCGTGCGCGCGAGCGCGCAGGCCCTGGGGGCGCGGCCCGAGGAGTTTTTCTCCCTGGCCGGCGACGTCTTCGCCCTGGCGGCCCGTGGGCTCGCGGGTGCGCCCTTCGACGTGGTCTTTCTCGACCCGCCCTACGCCGTGGGGGCGACGCGCGCCTCGGAGCTCGTGAGGGCTCTGGCCCGGACGGGACAGCTCGCGGACGGCGCCCTGGTGGTCTACGAGCACTCCGCCGGACAGGACGGGCTCGCGGGGCCCGGCCTGTCCGGCCTGCGCTCCAAGACGCACGGCATCACGACCGTTGACCTTCTGGTCTCACACGCAGATGGGTGGAAGCAATGAGCAGCACTATCACGCACGTCGTCGTCCCGGGGACCTTCGACCCGGTCACGCTCGGGCACGTCGACGTCATCCGCCGCGCGCGGCGGCTCTTTCCCCGCGTCACCGTGGCCGTGGCCTCCTCGGCCAACAAGAACGGGTACGGCACGGCCTTCTCGCTTGCTGACCGCGTGGAGATGATCCGTGAGGCGCTCGCGCTCGAGGGACTGCCGGACGATGTGGGGGTCGAGTCGTTCTCCGGGCTTCTCGTGGACTTTTGCCACGAGCTGGGGGCCGGCGGGGTGGTCAAGGGCCTGCGCGCCATGACCGACTTCGAGTACGAGCTGCAGCAGGCCGACCTCAACAGTCACATGGCCCCTGACCTCGAGTCCGTCTTCGTCATGTCGAGCCCCACCTACGGCTACGTCTCGTCCTCGATCGTGCGCGAGATCGCCTCGATGGGCTCCGACGTGAGCATCCTGGTTCCCGCCA
This is a stretch of genomic DNA from Thermophilibacter immobilis. It encodes these proteins:
- the recG gene encoding ATP-dependent DNA helicase RecG, with the protein product MGTRLAIATAAERVQRTCALSDAVSRLRYVSGQRAQALERLGILRVRDLLLHVPHRYLDFTHQVPISHADVGQDATIVATVDKVELKRPRPRMQIVELSVMDDTGVLVATFFRQPWIAEQVKVGDVVALSGKVSFAYGFRQMKAPFHEVLDSPSGRGSYARVLPVHPVGEGVTASWMRRIEAAALADVGDVGDWLPVRLACSHGLMTLARALREVHFPSTTAAAEAARRRLAYDELLCLQLALLTRRTVELAGATPQVHVTSGPHLAALLAALPFTLTAEQRACADQILADMAAPHVMNRLLLGDVGTGKTAVAAVALAAVADTGTQAAVMAPTSVLARQYAEKLGPVLDAAHVSWALVTGSTPSDERALSSDALARGELTVCFGTTALLSEDLEFLALSLVVIDEQHRFGVDQRAALRRKGAGADLLAMTATPIPRTLALSIYGDVELSQIRRRPHAGAGVSTRVVTPDNLDLAWGAIRDACARGHQAYVVCPLVDDADDGSELDDVPESVRSTSSRLRSATATADDLSSRVLPDLTSDLIHGRMSAAEKDRAMERFRAGATDVLVATTVVEVGVDVPNATVMVVLDADRFGLATLHQLRGRVGRGDAAGVVFLSCAARRGSAARARLAALEATSDGSELAELDLHLRHEGEVLGYRQHGGVSLEISDLDQDRDLVEAAHGDARALAQDDPRLAAPAHRALALEVRDRFGAYFEELEHA
- the rsmD gene encoding 16S rRNA (guanine(966)-N(2))-methyltransferase RsmD yields the protein MRIVGGKWRGRSVAAPEGRQTTRPTTDRARESIASMILSAAGLDLSGASVLDAFAGSGAMGLELVSRGAARATFVDRDRTAARRVRASAQALGARPEEFFSLAGDVFALAARGLAGAPFDVVFLDPPYAVGATRASELVRALARTGQLADGALVVYEHSAGQDGLAGPGLSGLRSKTHGITTVDLLVSHADGWKQ
- the coaD gene encoding pantetheine-phosphate adenylyltransferase, encoding MSSTITHVVVPGTFDPVTLGHVDVIRRARRLFPRVTVAVASSANKNGYGTAFSLADRVEMIREALALEGLPDDVGVESFSGLLVDFCHELGAGGVVKGLRAMTDFEYELQQADLNSHMAPDLESVFVMSSPTYGYVSSSIVREIASMGSDVSILVPANVNARLRAHYAAEDGPERA